A genomic window from Pocillopora verrucosa isolate sample1 chromosome 7, ASM3666991v2, whole genome shotgun sequence includes:
- the LOC131776803 gene encoding uncharacterized protein: MASTDQLFQFDGQLYEQCEGVAMGSPLGPLLANVFMCHLEERLSDDDLFPSYYKRYVDDTLAIMPGLDVAESFLNVLNGLHPSIHFTMELSNNDSIPFIGTLITKNGNKLETQVYRKPTNTGLLLHFQSHTDLRYKKCLIKTMVHRAKELSSTHQAFVDECRHLKSMFHRLGYPSSLVNCIIDKCDYSSTPDTKTKSDETLKVSIPFKDQVSVNIAERQMRDLSSKIGIDV, encoded by the coding sequence ATGGCTTCCACGGACCAACTTTTCCAATTTGATGGTCAACTTTACGAACAGTGTGAAGGAGTTGCTATGGGGTCCCCCCTTGGTCCTTTGTTGGCGAACGTGTTTATGTGCCATCTGGAAGAAAGACTATCTGACGATGATTTATTTCCTTCTTATTACAAGCGTTATGTCGACGATACGCTTGCAATAATGCCTGGACTCGATGTAGCTGAAAGTTTCCTCAATGTACTCAATGGACTCCACCCTAGTATTCATTTCACTATGGAACTTTCCAACAACGATTCAATTCCTTTTATTGGAACGTTGATAACAAAGAACGGCAACAAGCTGGAGACTCAGGTCTATCGTAAACCTACGAACACGGGCCTTTTACTTCACTTTCAAAGTCACACCGATTTGCGCTACAAGAAGTGTCTTATCAAAACAATGGTTCATCGTGCAAAGGAATTGTCCTCTACGCATCAAGCATTCGTCGATGAGTGTAGGCATCTAAAATCTATGTTTCATCGCCTTGGTTACCCTAGTTCTTTGGTGAACTGTATTATCGACAAATGTGATTATTCCTCTACACCAGATACTAAGACAAAATCTGATGAAACTTTAAAAGTCAGTATTCCTTTCAAAGATCAAGTCTCAGTGAACATTGCCGAAAGACAAATGCGCGATCTCAGTTCAAAAATTGGCATTGATGTATAA
- the LOC131792383 gene encoding uncharacterized protein, whose protein sequence is MPFEYDIWNLSQLKNANKVNIIDPSSRPEGYIYSVLLPVSTTPDKIFKWLYDMNFLLICVIFPLLCAVMLDAVFSEENCRYLEFKPTKAFDRQRLINHVIQIDVVKDKVLCKIRCFMEPDCVSYNLEKQPSGDNGAYKCELNDATHEGNEDDLVGEYDYFYHGSESNCIANPCKNNATCQSGFTDKSYRCLCSAGFKGQICDEDIDECGTEEHSCNADAVCNNTEGSYNCSCKPGYSGDGWSCKDSDECLTGTHNCSADAVCNNTKGSHNCTCKPGYSGNGQICKGNIGSVMFSSCKEAYDAKLLSVSNVVTLRIDSRPISVFCHVGDVGCGDGIWTSVMKIDGNKRTFHYDSNYWSNMLEYNLPGGETGFDQMETKLPTYWNTSFSKICLGMKIGQQLRFIVINKRADSLYSLIADGQYRPTNLGRDAWRSLIGPNASTQIYCNKEGFNLYSLEAYWESRTPKARVGFLTNNRDNCRDVDVRIGFGTGGPHDDTNTCGIVADKAGLDNGLQFIKVMGYILIQ, encoded by the exons ATGCCTTTTGAGTATGACATCTGGAACTTGAGTCAGCTTAAAAACGCTAACAAAGTAAACATCATAGATCCAAGTTCAAGACCAGAGGGCTACATTTACAGTGTATTGCTCCCAGTTTCTACAACGCCGGATAAAATCTTTAAATGGCTTTATGACATGAATTTCCTTTTGATATGTGTTATTTTTCCGCTCCTCTGTGCTGTGATGCTCGACGCCGTCTTCTCAGAAG AAAACTGCCGTTATTTGGAATTCAAGCCCACCAAAGCATTTGACCGTCAACGCCTGATAAATCACGTAATTCAAATTGATGTCGTCAAGGATAAAGTATTATGTAAGATACGGTGTTTCATGGAGCCAGATTGTGTCAGTTATAATCTCGAAAAGCAACCGAGTGGGGACAATGGAGCATATAAATGTGAGTTGAATGATGCTACTCACGAAGGAAACGAAGACGACCTTGTTGGGGAGTACGATTACTTTTACCATGGATCAGAG AGTAACTGTATCGCAAACCCTTGCAAGAACAACGCGACTTGCCAAAGCGGTTTTACCGACAAAAGTTATCGCTGTTTGTGTTCAGCTGGATTCAAGGGTCAGATTTGCGATGAAG atattgacgaatgtggTACAGAAGAGCACAGCTGCAAtgctgatgctgtgtgcaacaatACCGAGGGTTCATACAACTGTTCATGTAAACCTGGATACTCTGGGGACGGATGGTCTTGCAAAG ATTCCGACGAGTGCCTTACAGGAACACATAACTGCAGCGCTGATGCTGTATGCAACAATACCAAAGGGTCGCACAACTGCACATGTAAACCTGGATATTCTGGTAATGGACAGATATGTAAAGGTAACATTGGCT CCGTCATGTTTTCAAGCTGCAAAGAAGCTTATGACGCGAAATT actAAGCGTAAGTAACGTCGTCACGCTTCGAATCGACTCAAGGCCAATTTCCGTTTTCTGTCATGTGGGGGATGTAGGATGTGGAGATGGAATATGGACCTCTGTCATGAAGATTGATGGCAACAAG CGAACTTTTCATTATGATTCCAATTATTGGAGTAACATGTTAGAATATAACCTTCCTGGAGGAGAGACTGGGTTTGACCAAATGGAGACCAAATTACCGACTTACTGGAACACATcattctccaagatctgtcttgGTATGAAGATCGGCCAACAgctcaggttcattgtcatcaacaagCGAGCAGATTCCCTGTACTCACTGATCGCCGACGGACAATACCGTCCGACCAATTTGGGTCGTGACGCATGGAGGTCCTTGATTGGCCCAAATGCGTCCACGCAGATTTATTGCAACAAAGAGGGGTTTAATCTTTACTCATTGGAAGCTTATTGGGAGTCTAGGACTCCAAAAGCAAGGGTCGGCTTTCTCACCAACAATAGAGATAACTGCCGTGATGTTGATGTCAGAATCGGGTTTGGTACAGGAGGGCCACACGATGACACCAACACGTGCGGAATCGTTGCAGACAAAGCCGGTCTTGATAATGGGTTGCAGTTCATTAAAGTCATGGGATACATCTTAATACAGTAA